GTGGTGGAGCCGCGCCGGGTCACGGACATGTTGACCGTGGCGTTCACGGCGCTGGTGATGTCCTGGCTGCCGACGGTCCCCGGGGGCACCGGCGTGTTGCTCGCGTACTTGATGAGACCGTAGTCGTTGGTCGGGAAGCTGGAGCCGGTGGTGGTGCCGAGCACGGTGGTGCGGGCGGAGTTGGTCCACCAGGTGCCCGCGCCGTCGGTGCAGTGCCCGGCGGTCAGGGCGTAGTAGTTGCTGCCGCTGCGCACGTTGAAGCCCAGCGAGCAGCGCCAGCTGTTGGCATAGATCGCGTCGCCGCCGGAGGCCAGTTTGGTGAGCTTGCCGGGGGTGCGCTCGATGCGCAGCGCCCCGGCGTCCGCTCCGGCCTCGCGCTTGATTCTGTCGATGGCGGCGGCGGAGACGGTGGAGTCGGCGGTGACCACGAGGGTTCCGGTGGCGGGGTCGGTGTGCCAGGCGGTGCCTCCGACGTTGGCGCGCAGCACGGATGCGCTGGCCGACGCGAGCCGGTCGGCGCTGAATCCGCCGCCGTCCTGGGGGTCCGCGGTCGCCGCCGTGGGGACGGCGAACGCTGCGGCGGCGGCCAGGCCGGTGGCCGCCGCGAGCAGCCTGGTACGGGTCATGCGCTTGATCCTCACTTCTCGTCCTCCTGGAGAGGGTCGGGGGCCCGGCGGATGTGGGGGTGCCTGAGCCCGTGAGGCGCAGCCGGGGGCACGGCGGGCGCA
Above is a genomic segment from Streptomyces sp. NBC_01233 containing:
- a CDS encoding S1 family peptidase, coding for MRIKRMTRTRLLAAATGLAAAAAFAVPTAATADPQDGGGFSADRLASASASVLRANVGGTAWHTDPATGTLVVTADSTVSAAAIDRIKREAGADAGALRIERTPGKLTKLASGGDAIYANSWRCSLGFNVRSGSNYYALTAGHCTDGAGTWWTNSARTTVLGTTTGSSFPTNDYGLIKYASNTPVPPGTVGSQDITSAVNATVNMSVTRRGSTTGIHSGRVTGLNATVNYGGGDIVYGMIRTNVCAEPGDSGGPLYSGTRAVGLTSGGSGNCSSGGTTFFQPVVEALNAYGVSVY